The following proteins are encoded in a genomic region of Deltaproteobacteria bacterium:
- a CDS encoding PAC2 family protein, producing the protein MNALHYHERPQLRQPALIMAFGGWNDAGQSASVAVRYLAEQFAAKPLATIDPDEFYDFTVQRPQVRLTEGLQRQVEWTANEFHFTANPALPCDLVFGWGPEPHLKWKAFCAIVMRLIKDCEVEVVVTLGGYLAEVLYSRPVPITAFASDPELLRRLDLTSTRYEGPTGIVGVLVDACRREGLTHVSLWAALPHYIAALPNPRGALALLMQATAFLKLPADLGPLQAAAGVFEQKIDEAVAADAKLSAYVRELKKREFAN; encoded by the coding sequence GTTGGAACGATGCCGGGCAATCGGCCTCGGTGGCGGTGCGCTATCTCGCCGAGCAGTTCGCGGCCAAGCCTTTGGCCACGATCGATCCCGACGAGTTCTATGACTTCACCGTGCAGCGGCCACAGGTGCGGCTGACCGAAGGGCTGCAGCGCCAGGTGGAGTGGACTGCCAACGAGTTCCATTTCACCGCCAACCCGGCGCTACCGTGCGATCTGGTCTTCGGCTGGGGCCCCGAACCACATCTCAAGTGGAAAGCCTTCTGCGCCATCGTCATGCGCTTGATCAAGGACTGCGAGGTGGAAGTGGTCGTCACCCTCGGTGGCTACCTCGCCGAAGTCTTGTACTCGCGGCCGGTGCCGATTACGGCCTTCGCCTCCGATCCGGAACTGCTGCGGCGACTCGACTTGACCAGCACACGCTATGAAGGCCCGACCGGTATCGTCGGCGTGCTCGTTGATGCCTGCCGGCGCGAGGGGCTGACGCACGTAAGCCTGTGGGCCGCGCTGCCGCACTACATCGCCGCGCTGCCCAACCCGCGCGGGGCGCTGGCGCTGCTCATGCAAGCGACCGCATTCCTCAAGCTCCCCGCCGATCTCGGCCCGCTGCAGGCAGCCGCCGGGGTTTTCGAGCAAAAGATCGACGAGGCCGTGGCCGCCGATGCCAAGCTGTCGGCCTACGTGCGCGAGTTGAAAAAGCGCGAGTTTGCCAACTGA